CATCGAGTGGCGCGGACCTCAACGGCGCCGCGATCAAGGACGCCTGCGACCAGATCAAGGCGCGCCTCGCTGCGGTGGCCGCCGGTCGCTTCGGCAGCAACCTTCACCCGGACGACGTGCGCTTCGAGGCAGGCCGGGTGTTTCCCATCGGTCACGCCGAGCGCGGCATCTCATTTCAGGAGCTCGTCCACGACGCCTACCACGCCCGCACCGCCTTGTGGGCCAGCGGCTTTTACCGCACCCCGGGCCTCCACTGGGACCGCGAGCGCATGCAGGGCGAGCCCTTCAAGTACTTCTCGTACGGCGCGGCCGTGACGGAAGTGGAAGTGGACGGTTTCACGGGCGCCTACCGCTTTCCACGGGTCGACATCCTGCATGACGTGGGAGACTCGCTCTCACCCTTGATCGACATCGGGCAGATCGAAGGTGGCTTCGTGCAGGGCCTGGGGTGGCTGACGCTCGAGGACCTGCGGTGGGACGTTCAGGGGCGGCTGGCCACGCGCAGCGCCTCGACGTACAAGCTGCCCAGTTTCTCGGAGATGCCCGACGTCTTCAATGTCCGCTTGATGAAAAAAGCCACCGAAACGGGCGTGATTTACGGCAGCAAGGCCGTCGGCGAACCGCCGCTGATGCTGGCGATCAGCGCCCGCGAAGCGTTGCGTGACGCCGTGCGGGCCTTTGGGCAGGCCAACGGCGTGACGCTCCTCGCTTCACCCGCCACCCCGGAGGCCGTCTTCTGGGCCATCGAGCGCGCCCGCACGCCCGCGCCGGTGGCCGCCGATTGACATGCGCTGGCTTTCCGAACTGCAGCGGCTCACCGAACAGGGTGTGCCCGCGGTGGTCGTGACGCTGCTGCGCGTCCGGGGGCACGCGCCCCGCGAACCAGGCGCCAAGATGATCGTGACCGCACAAGGCACGTCTGGCTCGGTCGGCGGCGGCAACCTGGAGATCACCGCCATCCGGCGCGCCCGCACGATCCTGGAACGGCGCGAACCTGAAGCGGCCCTGCTGGAACTGCGCCTGACCGACAGCGCGCCGGTCGAGTTCGCGCGTCAGTGTTGCGGCGGTGAAATCACGCTGCTGCTCGAACCGTTCTATCCGCAGCAGCGTACCATCGCCATCTTCGGCTTGGGTCACGTCGGCGCCGCCATCGCGCGGGCGCTCGCGCCCCTGCCGGTCAATCTGCACCTGGTCGATTCGCGCGCGGCGCACGCCGAGGACGCGCGCTTCGAATACCTCCAGGGTGAGAACGCACGCCTCACGCTTCACCATGCCCCTCTTCCCGAGGTGGTGCTGCGCGGATTGCCTGCCAATTCCCTGGTGCTGGTCATGACGCACGACCATGCCGAAGACCTGATGCTGATGGACGCCGCGCTGTACCGGGCGGACCTGGGATACATCGGCCTGATCGGCTCTAAAGTGAAGTGGTTGCGTTTTCAGCAGCAACTTCGGACGGCGGGGCACACGGAAGAAAGCCTCAGCAGGGTGACTTCGCCGATCGGCGTTCCCGGAATTCGTGGAAAGTCACCCGAGGTGATCGCCATTGCCGTGGCAGCCCAGCTTCTGCAGCTGCTCGAAGCGCAACCAAGTCTTCAAGAGGTCACCCATGCCTGAGCCCGCGTTGCAGTTACTGCACATCACCAAACGATTCCCAGGAGTCACGGCGAACGATGACGTGAACCTCGACGTCTACCCCGGCGAAGTCCTGGCACTGCTGGGCGAAAACGGCGCCGGAAAAAGCACCCTGATCAGCATTCTGTACGGCCTGTACCAACCCGACGATGGCGAAGTGCGCCTGCAAGGTCGGCGTGTCGCCATTGCCTCGCCCGCGCACGCCCTGAAACTCGGCATCGGCCTGGTGCCGCAGCACCCGGTGCTGGTAGGTCGGCACACGGTCGCCGAGAACCTGGCCCTGGGCGCTTCGAGCTTTCTGCAGCCGGCGCGGCGGGTATCACACGTGATTCGCGACACCGAACGCCGGTACGGCCTGGCCCTCGACCCGAACGCGCGGGTGAACACCCTCTCGCCCGGCGAAAAGCAGCGGGTGGAGATCGTGCGTGCCCTCATGCGCGGCGCGAACATTCTGATTCTCGATGAACCGACCAGCGTCCTCACCCCGCAGGAAGCCGAGTCGCTGTTTGAGGTGATGCGTGAGCTGCGTGTGGACGGAAAATCGCTGATCTTCATTTCCCACAAGCTCGACGAGGTGCTGGCCATCAGCAACCGCGTGGCGGTGCTGCGCAAAGGAAAAATGGTCGGCGAGGCACCCATTGCCGAGGTGTCGAAGGCGAGCCTGGCAGAGATGATGGTGGGACGCGCCGTCTCGTTCACCCGCAAACGTCAGGAACCAAGGCTGGGCGAGGTCCTGCTGGACGTTCGCAACCTGAGCGCCCGGTCAAGCCGTGGACTGCCGGCCCTGAGGAGCGTCAGCGTGCAGTTGCGCGCCGGCGAGGTCATGGGAATTGCGGGCGTCGCGGGCAACGGGCAGAGTGAGCTGGTCGAGGTGCTGTCCGGCTTGCGTCCGGCTGAGGGTGGCGAAATCACGCTGGCCGGGCGGCCCCTGAGCGGCGGCCCCAAGCGCCTCTTTGAGGCCGGGGTTGCGCACATTCCCGAAGACCGCATTCACATGGGCACCGTCCCGAGCATGAGTGTCTCCGAGAATCTCGCCTTGCGCGAATATGAAAAGACGCCACTGGCCCGCGGCTTCGTTCGTAACGTCAGTGCGTACGGGCAGCGTGCACGTGAGATGATCAGCACCTTCCAGATCGCCACGCCGGGTGTGGATACACCCTCGCGGCTGCTGTCAGGCGGAAACATTCAGAAGGTGATCCTGGCCCGCGAACTGTCCGAAAATGCCCGATTGATTCTGGCCTCGCATCCCACCTACGGGCTGGACATCGGCGCGACGGAGCAGGTGCACAACGTCTTGTTGCAGCGCACCTACGGGGGCGCCGCCGTGCTGCTCGTCAGTGAGGACCTCGATGAGCTGATGTCGCTCTCGGACCGCATTGCCGTGCTTTACCACGGAGAATTGCGTGGGCCATTCGACGCCCGCTCGGTTACCCGGGAAGAGCTTGGTCTGCTGATGGCCGGAGGAACCCTGAGTGAACCTCCGCACGTTCCAAGCAGGAGCCACGTGTGATGCGCTTTGTTCCGCTGCTGGCCCCCGCTCCTGCCCGGACGGTCCTGGTGACGCTTGCGGCGGTTCTGCTGGCACTCCTCATCAGCGGCGTGGTGATCGCGTTTTCCGGTGTGAATCCGCTTGAAGCGTACGGCACGATGCTGCGCGGAACCATCACCGACGCGCGCGGCTGGGCCGAAGTGCTCAGGCGCACCATTCCGCTGCTGCTGATCGGCGTGGGCCTGACTTTGGCATTCCGGGCGCAGTTCTTCAACATCGGCGCAGAAGGGCAACTGTTGATCGGCGCGATCTTCGCGGGCGGCGTGGCACTGTTCGTGCCGATTCCCGGCCCACTGCTGCTGCCCACGATGTTTCTGGCCGGGGCGCTGGGAGGCGGCCTGTGGGCGCTGCTGGCAGGCTGGCTGCGCCTGCGGCTCAGCGTCAACGAAATTCTCAGCACCTTGATGCTCAACTACGTCGCGGCGTACATGCTGATCTACCTGATCGCCGGTCCGTGGAAGGGCCGGGATGTGCGGGGCTTCATCTACACCGACACGTTTCCCCCGGCAGCGTCGACGGCGGTCCTGCCCGGCACCCTGGTGCACTGGCCGACCCTGCTGCTGGGAGTGGCGGCAGCAGTCGCACTGCAGTTTCTGCTGACACGCTCGACGCGCGGATTCGAATTGCGTGTGGTTGGCGAGAACCCCGGCGCGGCACGCTACGCGGGAATCAGCGTGACGAAGACAGTGCTGCTGATGGCCCTGATCACCGGGGGTGCGGCCGGGCTCGCGGGCGCGGGCGAGGTGGCCGGCATCCACCACCGCCTGCTGGAACCCGCGCAGATCAGCCTGGGATACGGCTTCACGGCAGTCATCGTGGCCTGGCTGGCGCGGGGAAATCCCGCACTGTGTCTCGTGACGGCGCCCCTGATGGGCATCATCCTGGCAGGTGGCGACGTCCTGAAGATCAGCCTGAACCTGCCCTTCCGGATCGTGGATGTCTTCAGCGGCGTGATGCTGTTCTGCCTGATCGCGTCGGAAATCTTCGTGCGTCACCGCGTCCGGTGGGGCAAGTCGTGAGGGGGAAATAGTGGAAGAAATTCTCGGCGCGCTGCTGCGTGCCTTGTCGTTTGGCACTCCCCTGCTGCTCGCCAGCCTGGGCGCGGTCATCAACGAGCGTGCGGGCGTCGTGAACCTCGGCGTCGAAGGCATGCTCGCGCTGGGCGCGCTGGCCGGATTCGCCGTGGCGTACGACGGTGCCAATCTCTGGACCGCGGTGGGCGCCGGGATGCTGGCGGGCGCGCTGGCGTCCCTGCTCCACGCCTTCGTGACGATCACCTTGCGCGCCAACCAGTTCGTTTCGGGGCTGGCGCTCACCATGGTGGGAGTCGGCATGGCCGGACTGCTGGGAAAACGGTTCGAGGGCATGCCGCTCTTTCTGGATCCCGAGCCGCGCGAGTGGCCCTTTACGCTGTTCGCCATCGCGCTTGCCGTGCTGCTGTCGGTGTTTTTGCACATGACCCGCCCAGGGCTGGTGCTGCGTTCGGTGGGCGAAAATCCGGCCTCGGCCGACGTGCTGGGCTTGAGTGTCGCCCGGGTCCGCTACCTCGCCGTGGCGTTTGGCGGCGCGCTCGCCGGCATGGGCGGCGCGTACCTGTCACTGGTCTACCGGCAGACCTGGACCGACAACATGTCCGCCGGGCTCGGCTGGATCGCGGTGGCGCTGGTGATCTTTGTCGGATGGAATCCGCTGCGCGCCGTGTTCGGCGCGGTGTTCTTCGGGCTGCTCTTCTACCTGCAATTCAGCCTGCAGGGCAACTCGCCCATTCCGACCGAGGTGTTCGCGGCCATGCCGTACGTCCTGGTGGTGGTGGTGCTGGCCTTTGCCGGACTGCGCGGACAGCAGGGAGCAGCGCCCGAAGCGCTGGGGCGACCCTACACCCGTGGCGAGCGGTAATACACATACAGGACTTCACCACGGCCTTATCAAATCCTTTATCTTTCTGATAGCAGTGCAGGAGGAAGCTATGAAGAAAATGACCTGGTTGGCCACGACGCTGGCGCTTACCGCGAGCATGGCCGGCGCACAGAGCGACAAGCTCAAAGCCTGCTTCATCTACGTTGGGCCCGTCGGCGACATCGGCTGGACATACGCGCACGACGAAGCGCGCCGCGCTGCCGAGAAACAGCTTCCCTGGCTCGAAACCAAATACGTGGAATCCGTTCCGGAAGGCAACGCCACACCGGTCATCGACCGCCTGGTCGCCGAGAACTGCAAGGTCATCTTCACGACCAGCTTCGGCTTCATGGACCAGACCCTCGAAGCAGCCAAGAAATATCCGAACGTTATTTTCGCGCACGCGTCGGGCTTCAAACGCGCGCCGAACATGGCCACGTACATGGCCGACTTTTACCAGGTGTACTACCTCAACGGCCTGATGGCCGGCGCCCTCACCAAGACCGGCAACATCGGTTACGTCGCCGCCTTCCCCATTCCCGAACTCAAGCGCCACATCAGCGCGTTCGCCCTCGGCGCACGCGCCGCGAACCCCAACGCCAAGGTCAACGTCAAATGGATCAACGCCTGGTTCGACCCGGCCAAGGCGCGTGAAGCAAGCGAAGCGCTCATCGCGCAGAAGAACGACGTGCTGGCCTTCACTGAAGACACCGCCACGGTGGTCCAGACAGCGGCGCGGCGCAAGGTGCCCAGCTTCGCGCACTACTCGCCCATGTACAAATTTGCCCCCGACTACGTCGTCTCAGGCCAACTGGTCCATTGGGACAAGATCTACGTGGACTTCCTGAAAAAGGTCAAGAGCGGTGAGTACACCACCAAAAATCTGCAGAACGTCGACTACTGGTGGCTGATGAAGGAAGGCGCCGTGGAGCTCGGAACGCAAAACGGCATGGCCATCAACCCCAAGTGGGTACCGCAACTCAAGGCCGCAAAGATGAAGGTGAACGGCAAGACCGTCAGCGTCTACGACCACGTGATGGAACTGAGCAAGAACCTCACGAGCGCCAAACCCACCTTTGATCCGTTCACCGGTCCGATCAAGGACCGCAACGGCGTTACCCGCGTCCCTGCCGGCAAGGTGATGACTCCGGCCGAACTGAACAACATGCAGTGGGTCGTACCGGGCGTGACCGGCCAGGTGGCCGACGAACCCAAATAACAGAATCAGGAATTCAGCTTCCTCCAAAGACCTTCGCGCCTGACGCGAAGGTCTTTTCTGTCTTTCCAACGGCGAACGGCCCGGCCCGCGCACTTGGCGCGGCAAACTCGGTGCGCTGTGGCACGATGGGTTCACATGGAATTCAGAAAGCTTGATCAGTCGCAGCCAGGGCAGGGAATGCAGTTTGATGTGTACGCCTACGAGCGCATCGCCGCCAACACCCTGGGCGGCGCAAAAAACGTGCACTACGCCCGCGAAACGGGCATGGTTCTGTACCAGCTGGCCATTGAGCTCTCGGGAGGTGCAGTGCAGTTGCAGCCCGGCGCCATGCAATACGTCAGGGGTGCGGTTCAGATGGAAACCGTGGGCGGTGGAGGCGGCGTGGGTGGATTCCTGCGGCGGGCAGTCACCAGCGCCGGAACCGGTGAAAGCTCGTTTCGCAACCGTTTCAGCGGGCACGGAACGATCTGGACCGAGCCGACCTTTCAGCACCTGGTGGTGGCCACGCTGGACAGCCCCGCCGACGCCCTGCTGCTCGACGACCGCGCTTTCTACGCCGCTGAGGACAGCATCAAGGTCGAAGCGCACGTCAACCGCAACATCGCGCAGGGAATGCTCGGCGGCGAAGGCCTGATTCAGCCGAAAATCAGTGGGCAGGGAGCGTTCGTGCTGGAAAGTCCAGTTCCAGCAAGCGAACTTGACATCATCGATCTGCACAACGACCAGCTGATTCTCGACGGCGACCTGGCCCTTGCCTTCAGCGCATCACTGGAATTCCGCATCGAAAAATCCCAGCGTGGCGTGCTCAACACGCACCGCAGCGGAGAAGGCCTGGTCCACGTGTTCCGTGGCACCGGACAGGTCTGGGTCATGCCGACCATGGGACTGGCCCAGCGCTTCGAAAGTCCCGTTCAGAATGTCTTCGTGACCAATCCGACCACCCGCTGAGCCTTCGGCCCTTCGTGCGGCACCTTCTCCTACTTGCACCGGCCCGATACCGATTGCGCCATCCTCATGCTGATGTACGCCAGACAATAACGCCCGGCGTAGTCCCGGCACCGAATGGGTCGAGGATCGTCGTGCGCCACTCTTGACAGAATGCTCCTGCAGCGGGTACTTTAGCGGTAAATACATTTACCGCTAAAGTACCCGCTGAAAGGATTCCCTGTGACGAGCCTTCCTACCCCGGTGACTCTGGCTGACGTCGCCCGCAGCGCGGGTGTCTCAAAAATGACCGTGTCCAATGTCATCAACAACAAACCCGGCATGTCCGAAGAAACCCGCCTTCGGGTGCAGCGTGCCATCGAAGCCACCGGGTACGTGTCGAATGCTGCGGCGCGCCTGCTGACCGGCAAGCGCGCCAACATGATCGGGGTTCTGACCCCGCGCCTCAACTGGCCGTTCGTCACCGAAATTCTCCAGAGCGCCAGCACCGTCGCCGAAGCCGAGGGGCTCAACCTGGCGATTTTCACCACCGCTTCCAACCCGACCCTGGAGCGCGAACGGGCCATGTTGCTGCGGACGCTCGCAGACGGCGTGCTGCTGGTCATTCCTTCCGCCGACGAACATCAGGTGTTCGGCAATGTCGTGCCTGTCGTGACACTCGGCGCGTACGGCGAGCGTACCGTCAAGGTCGACAACTTCGAAGGAGCCCGTCTGGCCGTGCGGCACCTGATCGAGCTCGGCCACACCCGCATCGCTCACGTCCACGGACAGCACAACGATTTGCGCGACGCTGCAGAACGCGAACAAGGCTTTGTCAGCGCGCTTGAGGAAGCTGGACTGGACGTTCTCCCGGGCTACCTGCAGGACGGCGAGTTCTCCGAAGAAGGCGGCCGGCGTGCTGCTCACGCCCTGCTGACCCTGCCGGACGCACCTACGGCCATCTTCGCGGCCAATGACCGCTCGGCCATCGGGGTGATGGAGGCCGCCGCACAGCTGGGATTACGGGTTCCGCACGACCTTTCGGTCGTTGGTTTCGATGATATTCATGCTGCGGCCTACACCGATCCACCGCTCACCACCGTGCGTCAGCCCCTGCAGCAGATGGGGGAAAAAGCCGCTCGCGTACTGATCGATTTGATGCGCGGCGAAACCGGCGTCGAACAGCACGTCCTCTTCCCTGCCAGCCTGGTCGTCCGTCAATCGACGGCCGTGCCCAGAGCGCACCAGGAGGTCCGCGTGAGCCCCTGAATCCCGCGGCCGGTCGGCCCAACCCAGTAACTCGCCCGTACTGTCCACCTCGGCCCACACGACGGTGCGTCTTGCTTACGCAAGAAGCCCGCGCCGGCCAACGCGCAGCATCCGCTCCGGCAAGCGCCGGACTTTCAGAGGTAAACCCATGAAACGAACCGCTTTGTCCGTCATGACCCTGCTGACCGCCACCCTGACCGCCACGGCTGTCGCGCAGCAACCCAAGAACGTCTTCACTGTCGTTCGCTCCAGCCAGTGGGGCGCCCAGAACCTCAATCCCTTCGCGCCCGGCGACCAGCACCTGCCGCCCACCAACAGCGCCATCTACGAGTCGCTATTTTATGTCAACCCGCTTGACGGCAAGGCCACGCCGGTCCTGGGCACCAAGTACAACTGGAGCAAGGACAACAAGACCCTCACCATCACCACCCGCGACGGCGTGAAATGGAACGACGGCAAGCCCTTCAGCGCGGGCGACGCGGCCTTCACCTTCAATTACCTCAAGCAGTTCCCGGCCCTGGACACCTCGGGCATCTGGAAGAATGGCCTCACCAGCGTGAAGGCCACGGGTAGCAACACCCTCACCTTCGCCTTCGACAAGCCCAACACGCCCATCTTCCAGTACCTGGCCGGGCAGATGATCGTGCCCGAGCACGTGTGGAGCGCAATCAAGGATCCGGTGACCGAGACCAATACCAAGCCCGTCGCCACCGGTCCCTTCACCTTCGACAGCTACAGCCAGCAGGCGCTGCGTGTCCTCAAGAATCCCAACTACTGGATGAAGGGACAGCCCTATGTGGACGCCGTCGTGTGGTACGCCACCAACGGCAACGACGCGGCGCTGCTCAAACTGCTCAAGGGCGAAGCGGACTACGGCTACGTGGGCGTGTCCGACCCCGAAGGCCAGTACGCCAAGAAAGGCGAGAACCTCAGCTACTACTGGCCGGTGACGGGGGACAACTACCTGTACTTCAACACCGCCAAGGCACCCTTCAACGATCCCGCCTTCCGCCGCGCCATCTCCCAGGCCATCAATACCAAGAACGTGGCCGAGAAAGCCTACGCGGGTGTGGCCGACGCGGCCCACAGCAGCGGGGTCATCCCGGCGCAGCAACAGCAGTGGCTGCCCGCCAGCGCCAAGAATCTGGAAGTGAAGTTCGACGCCGTAGCCGCCGACACTGCCCTCACCAAGGCGGGCTACAAGAAGAACGCTCAGGGCCGCCGCCTGGGCAAGGACGGCAAGGTGCTGCCTTCCTTCAAGATCCTGGTGGGTGCCGGCTGGACCGACTTCATCACCATGGCGCAGGTCATCGGTGAAGACCTCAAGAAGGTCGGCGTGAACACCCAGATCGACCAGCAAGCGTGGAGCTCGTACGCGGGTGGTCTGCAGACCGGCACGTACGACATGGGCATCAGCTGGGGTTGGGGCGGCGGTCCTAACCCGTATTACCTGTACAACCAGACCTTCGCGCCCGAGTACAGCGCGCCGGTCGGCAAAACGGCGGCTTCGAACCTCTCGCGCTACACCAATCCCGCCGTCACCAAGGCGCTCACGGCGTTCAAGGGCACCAGCGACACCGCCCAGCAGAAGAAGCTGATGGGCACCGTCATCACCACGGTCATGCAGGACATGCCCTGGCTGCCGCTGACCGACCGCTTCAACTTCTCGCTGTACAACACCGCGAAGTTCACCGGCATGCCCACCAAGCAAAATCCCTACACCGCCGGTGAGGCCGACGACGTGGCCGCTGCACGCCTGATGTACCTCAACGTCAAGCCCAAGCAGTAATACCTGCGTGGGGGAGAGCTCCTGACGGAGCTCTCCCCCACGTATTGGAGTGATCATGCCCTACCTTCTACGCAAGTTCGGGATTCTGCTGTTTACCCTGTGGGTGGCGGTGACCCTCAATTTCATTCTGCCGCGCCTGGTGCCCGGCGACCCGATCGGTGCCATGCTCGCCAAGTATCAGGGCAGGCTCGATCCCAGCGCCGTGGACGCCCTCAAGATCGCCTACGGCCTCAACGACCAGGGCAGCGTGGTCAGCCAGTACTTCACGTACCTGGGCAAGACCGTGCGCGGCGACTTCGGGCGCTCTATCGGGCAGTTCCCCACGCCGGTGTGGG
The Deinococcus peraridilitoris DSM 19664 genome window above contains:
- the xdhC gene encoding xanthine dehydrogenase accessory protein XdhC gives rise to the protein MRWLSELQRLTEQGVPAVVVTLLRVRGHAPREPGAKMIVTAQGTSGSVGGGNLEITAIRRARTILERREPEAALLELRLTDSAPVEFARQCCGGEITLLLEPFYPQQRTIAIFGLGHVGAAIARALAPLPVNLHLVDSRAAHAEDARFEYLQGENARLTLHHAPLPEVVLRGLPANSLVLVMTHDHAEDLMLMDAALYRADLGYIGLIGSKVKWLRFQQQLRTAGHTEESLSRVTSPIGVPGIRGKSPEVIAIAVAAQLLQLLEAQPSLQEVTHA
- a CDS encoding ABC transporter ATP-binding protein, yielding MPEPALQLLHITKRFPGVTANDDVNLDVYPGEVLALLGENGAGKSTLISILYGLYQPDDGEVRLQGRRVAIASPAHALKLGIGLVPQHPVLVGRHTVAENLALGASSFLQPARRVSHVIRDTERRYGLALDPNARVNTLSPGEKQRVEIVRALMRGANILILDEPTSVLTPQEAESLFEVMRELRVDGKSLIFISHKLDEVLAISNRVAVLRKGKMVGEAPIAEVSKASLAEMMVGRAVSFTRKRQEPRLGEVLLDVRNLSARSSRGLPALRSVSVQLRAGEVMGIAGVAGNGQSELVEVLSGLRPAEGGEITLAGRPLSGGPKRLFEAGVAHIPEDRIHMGTVPSMSVSENLALREYEKTPLARGFVRNVSAYGQRAREMISTFQIATPGVDTPSRLLSGGNIQKVILARELSENARLILASHPTYGLDIGATEQVHNVLLQRTYGGAAVLLVSEDLDELMSLSDRIAVLYHGELRGPFDARSVTREELGLLMAGGTLSEPPHVPSRSHV
- a CDS encoding ABC transporter permease codes for the protein MRFVPLLAPAPARTVLVTLAAVLLALLISGVVIAFSGVNPLEAYGTMLRGTITDARGWAEVLRRTIPLLLIGVGLTLAFRAQFFNIGAEGQLLIGAIFAGGVALFVPIPGPLLLPTMFLAGALGGGLWALLAGWLRLRLSVNEILSTLMLNYVAAYMLIYLIAGPWKGRDVRGFIYTDTFPPAASTAVLPGTLVHWPTLLLGVAAAVALQFLLTRSTRGFELRVVGENPGAARYAGISVTKTVLLMALITGGAAGLAGAGEVAGIHHRLLEPAQISLGYGFTAVIVAWLARGNPALCLVTAPLMGIILAGGDVLKISLNLPFRIVDVFSGVMLFCLIASEIFVRHRVRWGKS
- a CDS encoding ABC transporter permease, which translates into the protein MEEILGALLRALSFGTPLLLASLGAVINERAGVVNLGVEGMLALGALAGFAVAYDGANLWTAVGAGMLAGALASLLHAFVTITLRANQFVSGLALTMVGVGMAGLLGKRFEGMPLFLDPEPREWPFTLFAIALAVLLSVFLHMTRPGLVLRSVGENPASADVLGLSVARVRYLAVAFGGALAGMGGAYLSLVYRQTWTDNMSAGLGWIAVALVIFVGWNPLRAVFGAVFFGLLFYLQFSLQGNSPIPTEVFAAMPYVLVVVVLAFAGLRGQQGAAPEALGRPYTRGER
- a CDS encoding BMP family ABC transporter substrate-binding protein, with the translated sequence MKKMTWLATTLALTASMAGAQSDKLKACFIYVGPVGDIGWTYAHDEARRAAEKQLPWLETKYVESVPEGNATPVIDRLVAENCKVIFTTSFGFMDQTLEAAKKYPNVIFAHASGFKRAPNMATYMADFYQVYYLNGLMAGALTKTGNIGYVAAFPIPELKRHISAFALGARAANPNAKVNVKWINAWFDPAKAREASEALIAQKNDVLAFTEDTATVVQTAARRKVPSFAHYSPMYKFAPDYVVSGQLVHWDKIYVDFLKKVKSGEYTTKNLQNVDYWWLMKEGAVELGTQNGMAINPKWVPQLKAAKMKVNGKTVSVYDHVMELSKNLTSAKPTFDPFTGPIKDRNGVTRVPAGKVMTPAELNNMQWVVPGVTGQVADEPK
- a CDS encoding AIM24 family protein — translated: MEFRKLDQSQPGQGMQFDVYAYERIAANTLGGAKNVHYARETGMVLYQLAIELSGGAVQLQPGAMQYVRGAVQMETVGGGGGVGGFLRRAVTSAGTGESSFRNRFSGHGTIWTEPTFQHLVVATLDSPADALLLDDRAFYAAEDSIKVEAHVNRNIAQGMLGGEGLIQPKISGQGAFVLESPVPASELDIIDLHNDQLILDGDLALAFSASLEFRIEKSQRGVLNTHRSGEGLVHVFRGTGQVWVMPTMGLAQRFESPVQNVFVTNPTTR
- a CDS encoding LacI family DNA-binding transcriptional regulator; protein product: MTVSNVINNKPGMSEETRLRVQRAIEATGYVSNAAARLLTGKRANMIGVLTPRLNWPFVTEILQSASTVAEAEGLNLAIFTTASNPTLERERAMLLRTLADGVLLVIPSADEHQVFGNVVPVVTLGAYGERTVKVDNFEGARLAVRHLIELGHTRIAHVHGQHNDLRDAAEREQGFVSALEEAGLDVLPGYLQDGEFSEEGGRRAAHALLTLPDAPTAIFAANDRSAIGVMEAAAQLGLRVPHDLSVVGFDDIHAAAYTDPPLTTVRQPLQQMGEKAARVLIDLMRGETGVEQHVLFPASLVVRQSTAVPRAHQEVRVSP
- a CDS encoding ABC transporter substrate-binding protein, translating into MKRTALSVMTLLTATLTATAVAQQPKNVFTVVRSSQWGAQNLNPFAPGDQHLPPTNSAIYESLFYVNPLDGKATPVLGTKYNWSKDNKTLTITTRDGVKWNDGKPFSAGDAAFTFNYLKQFPALDTSGIWKNGLTSVKATGSNTLTFAFDKPNTPIFQYLAGQMIVPEHVWSAIKDPVTETNTKPVATGPFTFDSYSQQALRVLKNPNYWMKGQPYVDAVVWYATNGNDAALLKLLKGEADYGYVGVSDPEGQYAKKGENLSYYWPVTGDNYLYFNTAKAPFNDPAFRRAISQAINTKNVAEKAYAGVADAAHSSGVIPAQQQQWLPASAKNLEVKFDAVAADTALTKAGYKKNAQGRRLGKDGKVLPSFKILVGAGWTDFITMAQVIGEDLKKVGVNTQIDQQAWSSYAGGLQTGTYDMGISWGWGGGPNPYYLYNQTFAPEYSAPVGKTAASNLSRYTNPAVTKALTAFKGTSDTAQQKKLMGTVITTVMQDMPWLPLTDRFNFSLYNTAKFTGMPTKQNPYTAGEADDVAAARLMYLNVKPKQ